Proteins encoded together in one Xiphophorus maculatus strain JP 163 A chromosome 13, X_maculatus-5.0-male, whole genome shotgun sequence window:
- the LOC111610503 gene encoding uncharacterized protein LOC111610503, translating to MAAEQEQRQEYKDDSDVFQRNALLLIDKMVEMASLIQEDTSELVDEILHSIFFMGEITVPEFSPRQLFVDDVDMFDYLKETYPEPFTLYSSRLPRRSPFSCVLDMVVHLEGQEHEDNIRETLQELVQELKRDTSKNVLYSTTICISAGNSADPVRHYGVSMSTTGRPAGQILVAASCLNFWEEHVADAVMSYYPKKSRKTYFDVNIQLPADVRCEAFNIRSREAISPCLSCKNMFGLVTTKEQVWPYGNCAEAESLSNLVSEEEVRQRVQRNGNWTEENQGRAKRAVENHLRNELKKVGFEWDNQFYTAQRAIAENDGEEEPLPE from the exons ATG GCTGCTGAGCAGGAACAAAG ACAGGAATATAAGGACGACAGTGACGTTTTCCAAAGAAATGCTTTACTACTTATTGATAAGATGGTGGAAATGGCTTCACTCATTCAAGAAGACACTTCAGAACTAGTGGATGAG ATTCTTCACAGCATCTTCTTTATGGGGGAAATTACCGTTCCAGAGTTTTCTCCCAGACAACTTTTTGTTGATGATGTTGACATGTTTGATTACTTAAAGGAAACCTATCCGGAGCCTTTCACACTTTATTCCTCTCGTCTACCAAGACGGAGTCCATTTTCATGTGTGCTGGACAtg GTTGTTCATCTGGAAGGTCAAGAACATGAGGATAATATTAGAGAAACCCTGCAGGAACTCGTCCAAGAGTTGAAGAGAGACACTTCCAAAAACGTGTTGTATTCCACCACAATCTGCATCTCTGCTGGCAACAGCGCAGATCCAGTGAGACACTATGGAGTCTCCATGTCCACCACTGGTCGTCCTGCAGGCCAAATCCTGGTTGCTGCATCCTGCCTTAACTTCTGGGAGGAACATGTAGCTGATGCAGTGATGAGCTACTATCCTAAAAAAAGTAGGAAGACATACTTTGACGTAAACATCCAACTTCCTGCAGATGTCAGATGTGAAGCCTTTAACATTAGAAGCAGAGAAGCAATAAGTCCCTGCctttcttgtaaaaatatgtttggctTGGTTACGACTAAGGAACAGGTGTGGCCATATGGCAACTGCGCCGAAGCTGAAAGTTTGAGTAACTTGGTTAGCGAGGAAGAAGTTAGACAGCGAGTACAAAGAAATGGAAACTGGACAGAAGAAAACCAGGGAAGGGCTAAACGTGCTGTTGAAAATCATCTTAGAAATGAACTGAAGAAGGTTGGCTTTGAATGGGACAACCAGTTCTACACTGCACAAAGAGCAATAGCTGAAAATGATGGTGAGGAAGAACCTCTGCCGGAATAG
- the rpl14 gene encoding 60S ribosomal protein L14, translating into MVFKRFVEIGRVAYISFGPHAGKLVAIIDVIDQNRALVDGPCTGVKRQAMPFKCMQLTDYVIKVPHSARQKFVRRAWEKAQVNEKWSQSSWAKKIEARQKRAKMSDFDRYKVMKAKRMRNKIIKHEVMKLQKEAAKK; encoded by the exons ATG GTGTTCAAACGCTTTGTAGAGATCGGCCGTGTCGCCTACATATCTTTTGGTCCCCATGCTGGCAAGCTGGTGGCCATTATAGATGTTATTGACCAAAACAGG GCGCTTGTCGACGGTCCCTGCACAGGAGTGAAGAGGCAAGCCATGCCCTTCAAGTGCATGCAGCTCACTGACTACGTCATCAAAGTTCCTCACAG CGCCCGGCAGAAGTTTGTGAGGCGAGCCTGGGAGAAGGCCCAAGTCAACGAGAAGTGGTCTCAGAGCAGCTGGGCCAAGAAGATCGAGGCGAGACAGAAG AGGGCCAAGATGTCTGACTTTGACCGCTACAAGGTGATGAAGGCCAAAAGGATG agaAACAAGATCATCAAGCATGAGGTGATGAAGCTCCAAAAGGAGGCGGCAAAGAAGTGa